A genomic region of Magnolia sinica isolate HGM2019 chromosome 6, MsV1, whole genome shotgun sequence contains the following coding sequences:
- the LOC131248426 gene encoding growth-regulating factor 10 isoform X1: METQSPPAKIPRSSDAETVTVAATPAPSVGLGLGLGSVFGNGKAAFTFLQLQELEHQALIFKYMMAGVPVPFHLVLPIWKSVVSSAGGVYRHHPSWLGCSNLCFDYRNSMEPEPGRCRRTDGKKWRCSKDVVPDQKYCERHMHRGRQRSRKPVEGNTTANNNTNTTKNTVDSNTNLSISIPGGLELMTSPSTSTIVAPPITTNAHNNNNVSPGLGFSPTSVLQTNTNSCKTEPSF, from the exons ATGGAAACCCAAAGCCCACCTGCTAAAATCCCTCGTTCTTCAGATGCAG AGACGGTGACGGTGGCAGCAACGCCAGCGCCTTcagttgggcttgggcttgggcttgggtctGTGTTTGGGAATGGGAAGGCTGCTTTTACCTTTCTCCAGTTGCAGGAGCTGGAGCACCAAGCTTTGATATTTAAGTATATGATGGCAGGCGTGCCAGTTCCTTTTCATCTCGTCCTTCCCATTTGGAAGAGTGTTGTAAGCTCTGCTGGTGGGGTTTATAGGCACCACCCTAGCT GGCTTGGTTGCAGTAATCTGTGCTTTGACTATAGAAACAGCATGGAACCAGAGCCGGGAAGGTGCAGAAGAACAGATGGAAAGAAATGGCGATGCTCTAAGGATGTGGTGCCGGATCAAAAGTACTGTGAGCGCCACATGCATAGAGGCCGTCAACGTTCAAGAAAGCCTGTGGAAGGCAATACCACTGCCAACAACAACACCAACACCACCAAAAACACCGTCGATTCCAACACCAATCTCTCCATTTCAATCCCAGGCGGTCTCGAACTCATGACCTCCCCCAGCACCTCCACCATCGTCGCCCCTCCCATCACCACCAacgcccacaacaacaacaacgtcTCTCCAGGGTTAGGCTTCTCTCCCACCAGCGTTCTTCAAACCAACACCAACTCCTGTAAAACGGAACCCTCCTTTTGA
- the LOC131248426 gene encoding growth-regulating factor 6 isoform X2 has translation METQSPPAKIPRSSDAETVTVAATPAPSVGLGLGLGSVFGNGKAAFTFLQLQELEHQALIFKYMMAGVPVPFHLVLPIWKSVVSSAGGVYRHHPSCTLNFHFFLALSSWVSLNFLLSGGLVAVICALTIETAWNQSREGAEEQMERNGDALRMWCRIKSTVSATCIEAVNVQESLWKAIPLPTTTPTPPKTPSIPTPISPFQSQAVSNS, from the exons ATGGAAACCCAAAGCCCACCTGCTAAAATCCCTCGTTCTTCAGATGCAG AGACGGTGACGGTGGCAGCAACGCCAGCGCCTTcagttgggcttgggcttgggcttgggtctGTGTTTGGGAATGGGAAGGCTGCTTTTACCTTTCTCCAGTTGCAGGAGCTGGAGCACCAAGCTTTGATATTTAAGTATATGATGGCAGGCGTGCCAGTTCCTTTTCATCTCGTCCTTCCCATTTGGAAGAGTGTTGTAAGCTCTGCTGGTGGGGTTTATAGGCACCACCCTAGCTGTACGTTGAACTTCCATTTTTTCCTTGCTCTTTCTTCTTGGGTTTCTCTTAATTTTCTCCTTTCTGGG GGCTTGGTTGCAGTAATCTGTGCTTTGACTATAGAAACAGCATGGAACCAGAGCCGGGAAGGTGCAGAAGAACAGATGGAAAGAAATGGCGATGCTCTAAGGATGTGGTGCCGGATCAAAAGTACTGTGAGCGCCACATGCATAGAGGCCGTCAACGTTCAAGAAAGCCTGTGGAAGGCAATACCACTGCCAACAACAACACCAACACCACCAAAAACACCGTCGATTCCAACACCAATCTCTCCATTTCAATCCCAGGCGGTCTCGAACTCATGA